One Malaclemys terrapin pileata isolate rMalTer1 chromosome 9, rMalTer1.hap1, whole genome shotgun sequence DNA window includes the following coding sequences:
- the MSL2 gene encoding E3 ubiquitin-protein ligase MSL2 produces MNPVNATALYVSASRLVLNYDPGDPQAFSEVTKLLPYFRQSLSCCVCGNLLQDPIAPTNSTCQHYVCKTCKGKKMMMKPSCSWCKDYEQFEENKQLSILVNCYKKLCEYITQTPLARDIIQAVDCSADLLALLKDGSPLHEDTENISDAAMPLCLTHSPLPSTSEHINDPQASFSSIPESTHNIDIRSSVINGLPNCNGLSVDKLGVNIPSPEHANTIDVCSTGEYIKTEDISSSLQPVCDTVSTSDLCTSGLDICSFNEDIKPGSLLLSVEEVLRSLETVSSTEVCGSDLQPSLEATISNGPFLQLSPPPLSHNVFMSTGASPHGISCTAATPKVVKLNRKRSRSESDSEKVQPLPISSIICGPTLGASAPVTVKQENKMSLQPVATVPNGGTTPKISKTVLLPNKSMKKNLEHAPKKSHPKAKPGILKTKDKAKEKVASSNVMPGSPTKTAYKKPQEKKGCKCGRATQNPSVLTCRGQRCPCYSNRKACLDCICRGCQNSYMANGEKKLEAFAVPEKALEQTRLTLGINVTSIVRSASTSTSVINVTGSPVTTFLAASTHDDKSLDEAIDMRYDC; encoded by the coding sequence gAAATTTGCTACAGGATCCTATTGCTCCCACCAACTCCACGTGTCAGCATTATGTCTGCAAAACTTGTAAAGGCAAAAAGATGATGATGAAACCATCATGTAGTTGGTGCAAAGACTATGAACAGTTTGAGGAAAATAAACAGTTGAGCATTCTAGTGAACTGCTACAAAAAACTGTGTGAATACATAACACAGACTCCATTGGCACGAGACATAATACAAGCAGTTGACTGTTCTGCAGATCTTTTGGCTTTGCTCAAAGATGGATCACCACTCCATGAAGACACAGAAAACATTTCTGATGCAGCCATGCCTTTGTGTTTGACACATTCTCCATTACCTTCAACCTCAGAACATATTAATGATCCTCAAGCTAGTTTTTCTTCAATACCTGAAAGTACACATAATATTGATATTAGAAGTTCTGTTATCAATGGATTGCCCAATTGTAATGGGCTTTCAGTGGATAAACTTGGAGTAAATATTCCTTCCCCTGAACATGCAAATACAATTGATGTGTGTAGTACTGGAGAGTACATAAAAACTGAGGATATCTCTAGCAGTCTTCAGCCTGTGTGTGACACAGTTTCTACTAGTGACTTGTGTACATCAGGCCTTGACATCTGCAGTTTCAACGAAGATATAAAGCCTGGCTCGCTATTGCTTAGTGTTGAGGAAGTTCTCCGAAGCTTAGAAACTGTTTCAAGCACTGAAGTCTGTGGTTCTGATTTGCAGCCCAGCTTGGAAGCCACCATATCCAATGGTCCTTTCCTGCAGCTTTCTCCCCCACCTCTTAGCCATAATGTTTTCATGTCCACAGGTGCTTCTCCTCATGGGATCTCATGTACAGCAGCAACACCTAAGGTAGTTAAGTTAAACCGGAAGCGATCTCGATCAGAAAGTGACAGCGAAAAGGTTCAGCCACTACCCATTTCCAGCATCATCTGTGGCCCAACGTTGGGAGCATCAGCTCCAGTAACagtaaaacaggaaaataaaatgtctttgcAGCCTGTAGCAACTGTACCCAATGGAGGCACTACTCCCAAAATAAGTAAAACTGTACTCCTGCCTAATAAAAGCATGAAAAAGAATCTAGAACATGCCCCCAAGAAATCTCACCCGAAAGCCAAACCAGGAATACTGAAAACAAAAGACAAAGCAAAGGAAAAGGTTGCTAGCAGTAATGTTATGCCAGGAAGTCCGACAAAAACTGCATACAAAAAGCCACAAGAAAAGAAAGGGTGTAAATGTGGTCGCGCCACCCAAAATCCAAGTGTTCTTACATGCCGTGGCCAACGCTGCCCTTGCTACTCTAACCGTAAAGCCTGCTTAGACTGTATATGCCGTGGCTGCCAAAACTCATATATGGCTAATGGGGAGAAGAAGCTGGAAGCATTTGCAGTGCCAGAAAAGGCCTTGGAACAGACTAGGCTTACTTTGGGCATTAATGTGACAAGCATTGTGCGCAGTGCCAGCACAAGCACCAGTGTAATTAATGTGACAGGGTCACCAGTAACTACATTTTTAGCTGCCAGTACACACGATGATAAAAGTTTGGATGAAGCTATAGACATGAGATATGACtgttaa